One Campylobacter sp. MIT 12-8780 DNA window includes the following coding sequences:
- a CDS encoding helix-turn-helix domain-containing protein: protein MATISFNTVFDRMMKDPDFKKEYEALAPEFELKKQLIKARIDSKMTQEQIAKKMNMKQANLARFEKTMDAKFSTILKYAKALNMKELRISLA from the coding sequence ATGGCAACAATTAGTTTTAATACAGTTTTTGATAGAATGATGAAAGACCCTGATTTTAAAAAAGAGTATGAGGCTCTTGCTCCTGAATTTGAGTTAAAAAAGCAGTTGATAAAAGCAAGGATTGATAGTAAGATGACTCAAGAACAAATTGCTAAGAAAATGAATATGAAGCAAGCTAATTTAGCAAGATTTGAAAAAACTATGGACGCTAAATTTAGCACTATTTTAAAATATGCAAAAGCTCTTAATATGAAAGAGTTGAGAATTTCTTTAGCTTAA
- a CDS encoding type II toxin-antitoxin system RelE/ParE family toxin, translating into MWIIEFVNEKAVEEFESLPNDVKARMTRIIKMLETRGNTLGEPHTANLKDGFFEIRTKSSEGIARSIYCYQIGKRILILITVIKKKDKLPKSILEKAKSRLKEFENGNN; encoded by the coding sequence ATGTGGATTATAGAGTTTGTCAATGAAAAGGCGGTTGAAGAATTTGAATCTTTGCCCAATGATGTCAAGGCTAGAATGACTCGCATCATTAAAATGCTAGAAACAAGAGGTAATACTCTTGGTGAGCCTCACACTGCAAACCTAAAAGATGGTTTTTTTGAGATTAGGACAAAATCTAGTGAGGGAATTGCAAGAAGTATTTATTGCTATCAAATTGGGAAAAGAATTTTAATCCTTATAACAGTAATCAAAAAGAAAGATAAACTACCAAAATCCATTTTAGAAAAAGCAAAAAGCAGGTTAAAGGAGTTTGAAAATGGCAACAATTAG